The genomic region ATGTATATGGCACAGATTTTGCTATAGGGTTTGATACTGCCGTAACCACAATTAGCTCTGCATTGGATAACCTTCACGCTACTGCATCAGTACACCATCGAGCAATGATTGTTGAAACAATGGGCAGAGAAACCGGATGGCTCGCTTTATTTGGAGGAGTAGCAGGTGGAGCAGATTATATTATTATACCTGAAATTCCTTACAAGTTGGAAGAAGTTGCAGCACATCTCGCGAAAAGGAAAAAAGAAGGTAAAAATTTTAGTATCGTGGTAGTAGCTGAAGGAGCTTCTCTTCCAGGAGGAAAAACTAAACAAAAGGAGTATGATGAATTTGGGCATCCAATAAATAGTAAGAAAATGGTAGGTTACACAATTATGGAAGAACTTGAAAAACTTACTCACATTAAAACTCGTACGACTGTGCTTGGATATATACAGAGAGGTGGTATACCTACAAATACTGACAGAATTTTAGCAACAAGACTTGGGGCAGCTGCAACAGAGTTTGCAGATAAAGGTAAATTTAATGGGCTTGTAGGGATTTGCGGAAGGGATATTGTGTTTAATCCTCTTAAAGAAGTTGCTGGGAAAATACATAGTGTTGACCTGGAATTTTATAGGTTAGCTAAAATCTTTTTTTAAGCACAAACAACCGCACCTTGAAAAATTATATTAATAAACTTGACAGGGCAATAAATATAAATTATAATTTAATCATATCATTGAAAGGAGGAGTAAAATGAGAGTTAAAAAGTTGTTGGCATTATTACTTGTTGTAGTAATGGTTGGGGCAGTATTTGTAGGATGCGCTCCAGCAGAAGAAGAACCGCCAGTTGAAACGATTAAAATTGGACTTGTGACAGATGTCGGCGGAAGAGGCGACAGGTCGTTTAATGACTCTGCCCTTCGTGGTTTAGAAACATGGGCAGGAAAAGTGAAGTATGTAAAAGGTGGTGGGTACGAGCCAATCTCAGATGCAGAGTTTAACGCGAGTATCCCAGGAGACCTCAAAGACAAGAACATTCAGACATTAGGTATCTCTGCCATGGTTCTTGAGTCAAAAGATAAAAAAGATTATATTCCAAACATTGCAACGCTCGTTGAGCAAGAGGGATGTGATCTTGTCATTGGTGTAGGATTTATGCTTGCAGGTGCAATTGGTGAATCTGCTGTGAAATATCCCGATACAAAGTTTATGTTGATTGATGCGCCTCCTGTGGATGAAGATGGGAACATGATAGACCCGCCAAATGTCGTAGGTTATCTATTTAATGAGCATGAATGCGGATTCCTTGTTGGAGCAGTTGCGGCATATGCAACAGAAGCTGGCAAAGTTGGCTATATTGGCGGAATGCCAATTCCTCCAGTGTTAAGATATGAAGCTGGTTACCTAGCTGGTTTAAAGACAATAGATCCAAGTATTGAGATTATTGGCCAGTATACTGGCAGCTTTACAGAACCTGCGTTAGGAAAGAGTGCTGCAGAGTCTCAAATTAGCCAGGGCTGTGATGTATTATTCCATGCTGCAGGTGCAACAGGAAACGGAATGTTCCAGTCAATCTGCGAAAGAGGAGCACCTTACTGGGGTATTGGCGTTGATGTAGATATGGGCCTTGACGAGAATCTTTGTCCTCCTAGAACACTTACTTCTTCTTTGAAACATGTAGATTATGCAACGTATCTTGCAATTAAAAGTGTTGTAGAAGATACATTCCACAGTGGTCTTATAACAATGACTTTAAAAGATGGTGGTGTGGGCTATGCTCCGGACCATGTGGCAGATGCACTTACTCAGGATCAAATTGACAAGGTTGAGCGTTTAAGAGAAATGATGATAGATGGTATTTTTGAAGTTCCAACAGATCCACCTGACGTAGATAATTGGACCCCTCCAACTGATTTTTAATAATAAGAGAAAATGAACTTATACAGGGTGGAGTAATTCCACCCTGTATTTTTAATGAGAGGTAAAGATGAAGGCATTAGAAGTTAAGAACATTGTTAAACAGTTTCCAGGCGTTCTTGCAAATGATAGCATAAGTCTTTCCGTAAATAAAGGAGAAATTTATGCTATCGTAGGGGAAAACGGGGCAGGGAAATCGACTTTAATGAAAATTGTCTATGGATTATATACTGCAACATCAGGCGAAATTTTCGTATTTGACAAGAAAGTCGATATTAAAACTCCCCATGAGGCAATTAACTTAAAAATTGGTATGGTACATCAGGAATTTATGCTTATACCCCGTTTCACTGTGACGCAGAATATTGTGTTAGGCGATGAACCCAGCAAAGGAATAGTTTTTGACTGCAAGAAGGCGTTAAATGAGGTAAAGGAGTTGTCCGAGAAGTTCGGGCTAAAAGTGGACCCGGCAGAAAGAGTGGCAAATCTTCCTGTTGGTATCCAGCAAAGGGTTGAAATACTAAAAATACTGCGAAGAGGGGCAGAGATACTGATTTTTGATGAACCTACCGCAGTGCTTACTCCAGAAGAAACAGAAGATTTGTTTAAAACTTTAATGAAATTAAAAAAGAACGGTAAAACAATTATATTTATTTCCCATAAACTCAAGGAAGTAATGGCTATTGCGGATAGAATTGCTGTTTTAAGGCGTGGAAAATTACAAGGAGTTGTGGAAAAAGGAAAAACAAGTGAAGTAGAGCTTGCACGAATGGTTGTTGGTAGAGATGTTGTATTAAAAATTCCAAAAGCCAGGGCAAAGGTTGGAGGAACGGTAATTTCAGTTCGCGATCTTACGGTAAAGAGTAAAAGAGGAATTGTAGGGCTAAAAGGAGTTTCTTTCGATGTTCGTGCAGGTGAAATTGTTGGCATTGCTGGAGTAGAAGGAAACGGGCAAGCAGAATTAGTAAATGCATTGATTGGTTTTACTCGTCCCGTTAAAGGCACTATTACATTTGATGGCGAAGAAGTTAGAGTAATTACTCCGTTTAACATAAGAAAGAAAGGGATGGCATACATTCCTAAAGACAGGAAAATGAGAGGCCTTGTACTGCCTTTTAGGTCAAGAGAAAATATTATTATGGGTCAGCATACTCTTTATCCATTTTCAAAAAATGGGGTACTAAATAACATTGAAATAGACAAGTTTGCAACAAAAAAATTGGAAGAATTTGATGTAAGACCAAGGAATATACACACAAAAGCCAGGAACCTTTCGGGAGGGAACCAGCAAAAACTTATTCTTGCCAAAGAAATGTCTATGGAACATAAGTTTCTTCTTGCTTCTCAGCCTACGAGAGGGCTGGACATTGGTGCTATGGAATTTGTATATCATAAGCTCATAGAAGAGAAGGAAAGAGGTATGTCGATATTATTAATTTCTCTTGAATTGTCAGAAATTATGGGTCTTTCAGACAGGATATTAGTGCTGTACAACGGAGAAATTGTTGGAGAGACAACACCGGATAAAACAACTGAAGAAGAATTAGGCCTTATGATGCTCGGATTGAAAAAGCAGAAGAGGGTAG from Caldisericota bacterium harbors:
- a CDS encoding ABC transporter ATP-binding protein, with product MKALEVKNIVKQFPGVLANDSISLSVNKGEIYAIVGENGAGKSTLMKIVYGLYTATSGEIFVFDKKVDIKTPHEAINLKIGMVHQEFMLIPRFTVTQNIVLGDEPSKGIVFDCKKALNEVKELSEKFGLKVDPAERVANLPVGIQQRVEILKILRRGAEILIFDEPTAVLTPEETEDLFKTLMKLKKNGKTIIFISHKLKEVMAIADRIAVLRRGKLQGVVEKGKTSEVELARMVVGRDVVLKIPKARAKVGGTVISVRDLTVKSKRGIVGLKGVSFDVRAGEIVGIAGVEGNGQAELVNALIGFTRPVKGTITFDGEEVRVITPFNIRKKGMAYIPKDRKMRGLVLPFRSRENIIMGQHTLYPFSKNGVLNNIEIDKFATKKLEEFDVRPRNIHTKARNLSGGNQQKLILAKEMSMEHKFLLASQPTRGLDIGAMEFVYHKLIEEKERGMSILLISLELSEIMGLSDRILVLYNGEIVGETTPDKTTEEELGLMMLGLKKQKRVAQ
- a CDS encoding ATP-dependent 6-phosphofructokinase, with protein sequence MKRYGVLCDGGDAPGINAAIRAIAREAFEKDDEMLGFIDGFIGLIKNDVKIITKDVVSGILPLSGSVLGISRINPFKDPKNVQTIKENFKKNSLTLLVIIGDRDTVDIAKKFSDEGIPSIVIPKTIDNDVYGTDFAIGFDTAVTTISSALDNLHATASVHHRAMIVETMGRETGWLALFGGVAGGADYIIIPEIPYKLEEVAAHLAKRKKEGKNFSIVVVAEGASLPGGKTKQKEYDEFGHPINSKKMVGYTIMEELEKLTHIKTRTTVLGYIQRGGIPTNTDRILATRLGAAATEFADKGKFNGLVGICGRDIVFNPLKEVAGKIHSVDLEFYRLAKIFF
- a CDS encoding BMP family ABC transporter substrate-binding protein; translated protein: MRVKKLLALLLVVVMVGAVFVGCAPAEEEPPVETIKIGLVTDVGGRGDRSFNDSALRGLETWAGKVKYVKGGGYEPISDAEFNASIPGDLKDKNIQTLGISAMVLESKDKKDYIPNIATLVEQEGCDLVIGVGFMLAGAIGESAVKYPDTKFMLIDAPPVDEDGNMIDPPNVVGYLFNEHECGFLVGAVAAYATEAGKVGYIGGMPIPPVLRYEAGYLAGLKTIDPSIEIIGQYTGSFTEPALGKSAAESQISQGCDVLFHAAGATGNGMFQSICERGAPYWGIGVDVDMGLDENLCPPRTLTSSLKHVDYATYLAIKSVVEDTFHSGLITMTLKDGGVGYAPDHVADALTQDQIDKVERLREMMIDGIFEVPTDPPDVDNWTPPTDF